ATCTCACATACAATTTTGTCTATGGTTTAAAGTAAAACACCCTGTCCTTTTGTTTAGCTGAGATTATAGATAGATAAAAACAAATCTATATGTGTATGTTTCCAAATTTTTACAGTGGTGATGCATGCAGTTCCCATGATGGTTATTCCCATGCAGTTTTCCCTTCACTGACACTTTGCCACATGGCTGGTGTTGCTGAGTTATGCAAGAGCTGCTGTGTAGCACATATATTGGCCTTTAAGGATTGAAAGAATTTTGTGACTTCTCTATTGGTGACGAGTGAAATAATCTCAGCCTTATGCTTTCCAGTAGGACTTTCTCAACATACAACCATGAATTTGTGGAGTATGGATCGTTTGTCATAGGATCTGTTACATAATGAAACACTTGATTATTGTGTGGTGAAGGGATTTTATGCCATCATGAAAGCTTATCTTGCCCTTGTTACTATTACtctttcccccctctccccccccaccaccaccaaagTCATGGAATAAAGTCTGATGAAACAATAAACATACAGTGAACCAGATGGTGACACTGATACAGGTTGAAACGTAGTCTTTAAAAGCTATTGCATGCAAGGACAATTTTGCAGGCAGGGGATAAGTGTCAgaataaaactatttctttaGCTGCAATACCATCTTATGCCGAtttgaaataataatgattCCTTATGGTTTCTGTTCTTTACAGAGAGGTTGTTCATCGAGCAACATTACCACCACAAAGACCTGACTTCCTCATAAAATCTCTAGAAGGAAAGGAGCTGTTGAGAACTCCTTTTTCCAGGTAGAAAATCTCTTCTTAATAGTAAAGGAGAAGGGTGTTATGCTGTGCTTCTTCTCTCAAATTTCCATGTTTTGTAATACAAAGCATTCAGTAACTGTGGGACTTTGCATTGTCCTGTACcatcaaaatgaaaacttcagaTTTATCCTGAAGTGGATAAGAATAATGGAACGTTCAAGTCAGTTAAATAGCAACCAAGGCCTTTGTTTAATTAGCACCACATTTGAATGGAAAGATGAGACAGATCACCAGTTTCCAAAACTCAGCTGAATTGTCAGCTCCAGGGTTGTTTCAGCTGGGGTtactgtgaagggtctggagcagaGTGGGTTGGCAACATAGAAACCTtaactgctttgctgcttttttgtgGTTTTCCGTTTGTtcggttttattttgtttttattattgttaaaTTGAGGGTTGCTTCTGCATAACAGAACAGCCCAACTGgacatttttcaaaatatgaTTGTTTTCTCCCATTTGAATGgatttttcaattatttttacagtggGGTCAGTGCAGGTCTGAATGAAGTTGGGTTTCTAACAGTTCTGTGCCATGTATTGTACTGCTGGTGGTTTAGAAAGCAGTGCGCCACAAAGCAGAAGCTTGTTTCTGTATGTGAGGGAATAGCAAGATTCTGggtttcttggttttgtttttttttcactgactgCAAAGTATAAAACCAGTAGGTTGAAATGTGTGGGtactttccttcttcctttacAGATCGGAGACGCCTTTTCAGCTGACAGATGTGAACAAAAGTTCTTCTCAGAATGGGAATTTAATGTTAACAGtggaaatgcaagaaaacacCTGTAAATGGCTTTCTCAACTGGGCAGTACCTCTCACTGCTACTCTTCTCTGACACACACTCCTCTCCCATCTGTACCATCAAGATCAAGTGATGTGCATTGTGCTGGTCAGAAGCCGGAGTTACGGACTCCTTCATATTTCATGCCCCAAGTGAAAGCTGGAGCAGAAATGGTGAGTGTATTGCTGAAGGGAAAAACTAGTGTCATCACTGGGCTACTGTCAGCACATGTTATTTTGTACTACCTGTCATCTTAGAAACTGACCGAGTGAACTGTCTCTGAATGTTTGAGAACCACCAATCTAAAGCATTTTGCTTGCTGGCCAGTCCGTGCATTTTAAACTATAATTCAAGAATTTGTACTGGTCTTGTGTCCTTCCCAGTAGGATGTTCCTCTTAGCAGTTAACTTGAGGGGCAGCTCCTTCAACAATTTGGGTAGTTAGTTTGCCAACCAGATTACATGAATTTAAGTAACTTAGGTTAGGAGCATTGGCTATAGCCAAGACTCAAgtactgaaattcatttcacCTCCAAGTATGTGCTTCTTGCATTTTAAACTCCTCAGATGCACTCAGAATAAAAGGTATTAATCTTGATGAAGTATTTCTCTGCTGTAAAAGAAAgagcttatttttccttttttgactAGCAACAGAACAAATGGTGTTTGTGAGATGCTCAGTATCTGTAGACAATGTTTCAGCGTGAGGAGGGCTTAGTAGCTTGGGACAGGTGCTTGTGGGAAACTGAAGAAATCCTCCAAGGAACAAAATAATGTCTTTCTGACCTTGCAGAAAGGAGGTCAGCCTGTGCATGGTCAGATAGGAGCCCGTTCCCAAGCCTGTCAACGGAGAAAAGAGTTGGAGAAGTTGCAACCAAACTTACAGATGCATTTGCTGTCACCTGAAGAATTACTGAGAAAACAGAGTCACCAAAATGCAGGTAGGTCCTCAGCTCTAAGCTGTAGTGGTTACATATTCTCTTCCAGTCTGTGAAAGATTGCAGTTCAACTCTGAAACGTGGGACACAAGGCATTCTTGTATGCCAGCATCAGGAGGTGAAGATTCAGTCATTTATTTTGGACTGGTAATACAGCTGTGTGGATTCTGCTGAAGCATGGGACTAAAGCCCTGATGGAGATGGAAGGACTGGAACTGATAGGGCTCAGGATTTTAGCAGTCCTGTGTGTTAGCAGTGAGTTATGCACTTATAACCAGCATGAATATGAAGCTGAGCTGGAGAGAGTCAAATTCACCCAGtactaatgaaaaacaaaggatAAATGGTGTCTGAGCACTTTTATACTGCATTTATCTTGATGGAACCATACTTACTCCTACAGTAGATATAAACCAGAAAATTATAAGCAGCATTTGTAGTACTGAACTATTCATTAGTGTTTCTTGTCATTGTTATGTTTAAAGCGAGAGCCTGTAACGCTGTCAGGACTCCTGCTCTCTTAGGTATGATCTTTTGAGTGAACAGATGCTACATAGTTACAAAATCTGAAAAGGACTCAAGGGTTCCACCTTTTCTGTCTATTAACCTGTCTTTTCCTgataagaagaaacagaataaatgttCTTCCCTTGCTTGTGCCCTTTATCTTCCATTCAGCtgaactggaagaaagaaagcacagttcCAGAGAAGAAACAGTGCTACAGAGAAAGCTAGAAGCAGAGCTCCAAAGCATCCAACAGCAAATGCAGTACTACTTTGGCAGGAAGCAAGAACTCAAGTAGGTTGCAAAGCCTGCACAgccagcctttcctcatactgTCAGCTCAATATTGATTTCTTTGTATAAGCATGTCCACTTCTGAAAATAACCATTGTTTCACAGAACTGTGAATTAAACAAATATTTCCGTCCTTTTAGGAGTTCACTCTAGATGGGAGAAAAGGGTACATGCACAATTTCTTTTGCAGTCTGCAACTGGTTTAGTTATACCTTTGACACTACTGGAGAAACACTGACCAAAGTGTCAGTGGCCATAATCTGAAGGTGATGCAAATAAAAAGTTGCTCAAATGAACCTTTCAGCTCTTTTATCACAGGGGGTAAATTCTTAGTTTTTCCAGCtgtcacaaaaacaaacaaacaaaaagcccactAAAATTGTGGCTAAGGTTTGATATATAACTTCTCCAGTAGAACAATAAAAATTTATATAAGTGCTTGAAAAAGAATGGGGCTTGGAGGAGTGGGGTCTGTCATTAAATGCAGAGGTCTGGAAATAGGAGTAAAGGTGGAGATCACACCTTCCAGATACACCTCCCAGcatcccttttcccctttttataCTTTTATCCCTCACTGGTTtgggacaaaaacaaaacaaaataaatgagggCATCAATTACATGTCTAAGTTGGATTAGACTGTTGAGCTCCTACTTTGGATAACAATCCTTCTAATCCATTTTATCAGGTCTTGTCAGCAGCAGGCGCAGATTCTACATAAGTGGCTAGAAAGGAGAGTACAACCACAGGATCAAGATAGCGTACAAAAAGTTCAGGAAGAATTGGACCAGGTGAgtaaacagcaaacaaacaaagcaaagtctAACTTGTCATCACTGTGCTACACACTTAGGCTGAAGGCTAGTGGTGGTTGTGGGAATCATTAGTGAgctgtttctaaaataaaaaaggggaaaattgTAAGCAGAAGTGGGCTGCTGAGCTCAACAGTCTGCTGTGTCAATGAATCTTCTTTGTTCAGAAGTATAGCTGCAGCTCCAATAGAATTTTCTAAGGTTTGCTCCAAGCTCCATTGAAgactttaattttaattaataatttaatatttgtttaattaatttttattaatttttaattaataatttgttttaaaactttctGTGGATTCTCACATCAGTGTAGCTACACTACACTGACCACTAATGTAAATGCTGGTAGAGCTCATTCTGTCTTCCTCAGTCAAAAAGACTAAATATGGTCTTGTACAATCAGCTTATGCCATCTTCTTTTACTTTCAGTTGGAGGGGAGGATCAGTGCTCTCACCAAAGCACAACACCGAGAGAGACATCATGTTCAGAACCTGGTTGCTCGCCTGCATGTTATTCAGGTTGCTCTGGATATGTGAATTCATGTGAACATGAGTATGAATGGCTGCAGTTTTCACTCCTTTCATAGCAGGAGAGTATGGAAAGAGATGTATTCATTCTCTTACTCTAGGTGTGGCATTTCTATTTTATAAACTAACCTTAAATattcttgcttgttttattttgctaccatagctggttttaaacaaataaacttCACGCTGCACCCACAGTAGATAGCTCAGGTTAATCTGACATTTCACAAAAATAAGCAACACAGATAAGActctttatttcaaaatgtttgcaATTAAATGAGTTCATGTCAGTAAGTCATATACTTTGACATACAAAAATACCGTGCTACTGATACAGTTGAAGAATTCAATGGATTCTCCATGCAGGAGAAATTCACAGCATTATCAATACCCTCTAGGAATTTTGCTTTCCACTTCCAGGATGATTGCTGACCCCTGCATAGCAAGTAACATTTGTCAATTAGCTAGCTCTGTACAGCATTGAGACCTTCACAAATCCAGACACTTGCACACCAAATCCTCTCCCTCTTCTTAAGActtttattaaagcaaacaTCAGGTAACTTATCTCCTACTGCCTGTCAGTAACCTTCAGCTATTGCAGCTGATGATGCTGCTGTGTAGCAGTAAATTAAAGCTTGGCATTGCTTTGGCTGTGGCTGGATGCCAGTGATCCCACTGGAAAAGAGGGGAAGAGATTCAGCCATTTTTCTCTCATCCACTGGAATAAAGGTGTTATCTATTAATCTGTCATTGAAGTTGAGGCTAATCACAGCTGTAGCCCCTGGGGCTGATGTTTGCtttagtatttctttctctcGGTGGTTTAAAAAAGTGCACGTTTCTAGAACCTGTATGTGATAATATACTGCTGCAGGAGTAAACTTGCTAATGCCAAGAAGCTTAACGTGACAGGTGGCTGAGAGCCACTTCAAGCTTTCAAATTCCTCTCCATGTCAAGTGAGGAAACACTGACTCTCAGAGCCAAATGAATTTTCTCCTGCTTGTCACCTGAACAGCCACCATCATCTCTGAGTCACAGCTGGACTACGTCACTACAAACAGTTTACCATCCCTTCTTTCCTGATGACAAGCTAAGCATACAGGACTTGGCAAACTGGACGTGTACAATAAGATTATATTCTATTTTCTGCAGTGCATACAAAAAAGGTAAGTATTTCttaaggaaaacacagctggTCAAAGCCCCCTAGCAGAAAAAACACCCAAGGCTCAAGCAAGAAAGTAATATAAGAAATCTTTTAGAGATCAAAAAGGCGAGTTTTGTAAGCATGTCCACTCCAGCAAGCTCTGGGCAGCAAAGACAGTTCTAAATGTTTTGACTTAGAAGAATTTAAACTAAAACCAATCAATATATtgctttaaaatggaatttCTCCAGTTTGGCACACTTTCTGTCAGGGATTTTGTTGCCACACTCAACAGATCCAGGGCATTAGGTTGTTGACTCTTCTTGTTATGAAGTTACAACAAGGCTTTTAAGTTTCACTGCAAGATGAAGCGTCTGTGTAAAGCATTCAGGCCCCAGACCATTCTTATCATTAAATATGAGGGCAGAAATCAGAGCAGGTGTGGCTTTTTATGTTTCAGCTAAGATGAAATAGTTGCCAGTCCATTACAGGACAGCCAGGTTGGCAGCTGGGAGGCCAAAGATCACTTCAACAATCTGCCATATTTTAATATGCTGTCATCACATAGGGCATTTTGCTCCATGCAATCAAATTTGGTTTTGAAGTATCTGAAACTGCTCTGTAAATAGAGGAACTAATTCTTAAAGAATTTAATGACAGAGCAACAGTGAAGATACATAGACTCAGAGGTGAAACAACTGTCTTCCAGCCCTTAATTCCAGTGAACTTTTTCTTATACAAACAAAATCCTTAAGGCCTGgaatagcaaaataaaaccatggAACAGAGATTGGACATATGGATCTGTTTCctaatatttaataaataaaatcccaagATGATCGGTTTCATCATATGGAATGTAGATACAGTGTTTCTAGCTTTAAAATATAGTGCAAAGTCCATTTCTAAAGGGACGCTGCCAGGTAAAAGAAAAGTTGTCTATCATTGGAAAATAAATTGTGTGTGTAACTTACTGTGCAGATACTCTGTGCATTTTGCTTAGTTTGAAGTGTGAAGCCATACTTGTCCACTGAACTTTCTGGCTCTCCATGCATTTTATGCAAGAACTTCAGAAGAGAGTTTTAGAATAAAGATGAGAACATATCTATTATTCAGGGTCTGAAAAAGATACTTCATATCTAAGGTACAATGTCTGACTCAACTTGTCAGCGTCCCTTTAAATACAGCTAACCTCTGCTTTCACCCTTACCCATTGGACCTGCAGTCTAGGAAAGCTTAAAAGAGATTTATAAGCTCTATGAACATAGTTGCCCTGTGGCACACTGAGGGGGAGAACACAAAAAACTACAGGCACAGGGTAGGCCAGAAATCTCCATAGTCAGTATCTTTAAAGGCAACTGTACCTGATACGTATATGTTcattctttctgcatttcagcagcaataTGTAAATATAGGCCAAATACTCTAAAGAGAACACAGCAAAgacatcttctgttttcctcactcAGTTCCTGCTGAGTGATACACGCTTGTCAAGTAAAACACTCCACAGTGTATTAAGAGTCCCTCTGTATATAAAGCCTTCTTGCTGTGTGAGTCCCTAGAGAGAGCCCAGTGCTTCTCCAAATCGGATTTTCTGTCCGGCTTTAAGGTGAAATTTGAAGTCCCTGGGTGCCTCAAAGATTAATACAATAGTCGAGCCTAAGTTAAATTCCCCTAAATGTTCTCCCTTCCTCATGGGGATTCCCTCCTTGTTGTTGTTGGATATGAAGCTGAAGTCATTGTAGGAGCCTTTTGAGTAACGTGGACTGTTAGTATGTAAATCCTgtaaagagaaggaagagactGTTACTTGAGTGTTTCAGTCTTCTTATCAGTAGAGCTGTAGCCTTTGGGTATCAAGGCATTTTCATTGCAGGACCTTATAATTCAAAAATGCAACtagaatattaaaaagaaaaaaagtgcataGTGCAGGTAGCTCCCTATGAGTGAGTCAGTGCAGAACATCAACAGAGTGAAACAATTTAATAGGATTTTGATTTTTTACTGCTCTTCCATCGTGCTTTACAAACCCCAACAGTCAAAACCAGAAAGCTACCTGTCAGTAAACTTACCTGGTCAAAGTAGATGCGGATAGAGCCCACGTTTGTTGCTCCTACAGctgttaaagagaaaaagccaTGTTTCCAGTCACCTGTAAGGACAACCCGTTCGTTGTGGCAAAACAGTTCTTTGATCCAGCGAGCAACTCCAGGATTCACAGACATCAGAGAACCTGCAATAGTGAGAAAATAATCAAACTCAACTATTAGTTGCATAACAGCACTGTAACGATGTCTGAATGTAAGTGCATCTCCTTCACTACATTGAACCTGACAGTTGCATTTCATTTAACTCCTTTGTTTTGGCCAGTCATAATTCAATCTGGCATTTGACAGATTTCTCAAACTTTGTGGCAGGTCTTTATCTTCCCTCAGAGTGTCTGAAAGCAAATCCAAGACTTCAGGATTGAGGAGCAAGAAATAAACTCTTTTTGCTGAGCTAGAGCACAATGGTCTGCAAAGAGGAAGACAAAACCATCTGAAGCCAGCTCTGGTAGAGTTACTGTTTGGCTGTATCTTCTTTGCCAAATACAGGAACAGAGATAATATTTTAAGGTACTGTTTGCTCTGACTTGCAGAACTGTATTTCAtatgcaaacttttttttttttcctgggagaGAATAGGATCAGCCTGGGTCAACAACTGCTTCCAAGAATTAGGAAAGCCTGAATGCAATGTTACTGCTTTCACAATTAACATGTGATTAATTCTGGTTAAACTATACTACCGTAGAATTCATAACCATGTCTGATAAAGCACCATGCTCCCATTATCTGACATGTACAACTGCTCCACTGGCACGTCTCATCCAGCACTGGCCTGCTTCCACCCACAGCCCCCCTGCATTAATTTTCTAGAAGAAAAGTACCTGGAAAATGACGGCGgtgtgacactctccagtcaGTGGGTGAGTGGAAGCAGTGATAATCCCCTGGTGCAAGGTAGATTACACAGTGGTAGAGCTCATTCCCTTCCTTTGTGACTAGTTGTTGCTGAAACGAGTTGCCAGGTGGGactgcacagaaagaaaggagttaAAAGGTACTCTTCATGCCATCATCTACCATAGCTGAGCAGCCTGTATTAGAGACAATAGGCTAAACGCAGTCTGCTTGTGTTGATAAGACTAGAAATAGCCCCAAGAATCCACTATTTCaatgtattcttttttcctttacaaaatgAGATTAGATCCTGTaccattttaaacattttggaaattcatcagtttctgctgtgctgcttagGGAATATAAACTCCAAAACAAATCCACTGCAACATGGATGTTTTCCTAGAGCTATCATTTGAAGTAACAGAATTTGTGAAGAGTTCTTAGCTTTATGAAGTTCTCTGTTGAGATCATGTTGAAAATAAGCCTGCTGTTAGCAGAACTTGGTCTCTCCAGTCCCCTCTCCAGTTTAGCAAGATGTGTTGCTCTTATCAAAACTGAAGGCCATGAAGACGGTGCTCAAGGTGCAGCAGAAACAGTGACAGCACTTATCAGTAAAGGCACAGTGTTTCGGcacaaaatgcattaaaaagcagccaATTTTTGCTAAGCAGATGCTCAAGCATGTGGTCTGTCAGCAGGAATGCTACAGCACTGTTACCATGGCAGACCTTGGAGTCACTGTAATTATTCAGATAACCACAGAAAATAGAACCAACCAATTAAACTGGGAGAGAATCAGAACAAGTCAGATAGTGCAAGCTACTGATGTGAAAGAGGAACTACTTTTATCCctaaaaatataacaaatatgagaacagcttttcttcctggaaaTGTGATGTCTATGAACACTTAGAACAGGCAGAGCAAGACAGGTGTGAGGGTCAGAACTTACCCTCACTAAAACGCAAGTCTTCTGTGCTGATGCGAGGTCCCAGGAAAGACTCCAGAGAATAAGTAACCCCTTTCACTTGCTCCACTTCACAGTTCTTTACTTGTCCAAAGTTAAGGATCTTTCCATCGGAGGGACTAATCTACAGCACAgacacaaaaaaaggaaatgcagtgGGAATTTATGCTTTCCTCACCATCCACCACAGCAAGCAGACAAGTTTCTTGGTGGGGAGACACTTGCATTTCCCTTCACTCACCACACTGTGCACACAGCAAACCGGCCGTGCTTGTGGTTTCAGCTTCCTGCGAAAGAATTCACTGAGGTTTCTGTAGTGATGCAAATCTTCAACAGCTGCCTCCTTCATGTTCACACCAAACGTCCAGATGTACAGGCTATAAACAGGCTTCCGGAGCCATGTGGGCAGCTCCACCTGGTTCAGACGACCCCAGGCTCGTGAAAGCAGTCGAGTTGGTACTGATTTGTACAGAGCAACCTGAAGGAAGAATGAATTACATCACATCATTCAGTTCCTcccataaagaaaaaagaatcaagcTGTTTCTGCTAACAACTCCCTTGACACAAATGAATTAGCTtttaagcagagaaaagaggTAAACACCGCACTTAGATCCTTACTCCTTCCATTCTGGTGACAACAAATGAGGGATAGGATGCACTTACTATAAGCTTACACTGAAGCCAGAAACTCTACTCTCTTGCAGGCTAAAGCTTCAGATTCAAGTTACTGGAAACTATCCTGTGTGAGGCTTACAGGAAAAGGTATTTCACACGTGGTAGTGGAATACTTCTCAGAAGGGCTTAACATTAACACTATATTATTCTTTGCGAACAACCAaatgaaaactgacagaaaaataacGCATCTCCCAATGACAGTATTCTATATTCCAGTATCTTTGATATGCATACAGTTGCAGAAATATACCTATGTCGATGCACCTAAACTGGTATAAGTTAATGCCAGCCTTACTCCTTCTCCTGCAACAAAGAAGTTGATAATTGCTGAagtagaaatacagaaaaaaatgtagaaatacATTTACTTTTGGGCTTACACCAAAGCATGCGTttaatagcaagaaaaaaacaaatgaaacagtgCTGGTAAGAAGTATACTACTGATGTAGCAGGACAGATGACAGCACACCCCTGTTGGTAACTGCAGCTTCTGAGGTCTGTGTAACCCACAGTGTGTGACCATGCAGGAGGTAGCACAAAGTGAGCCCTCTGAGACCAGTTTTGTAAAGGGAGTTATCTGTTGAATCTGTGGAGTGATGTTTCAAGCAGTGGAACTCAGCTCCATTTCACTCCCAagatattgtttttttttttttagttatttttaaattgtttttttgtttggtttgttttattccttaGCAAGACCCATCATTTATTCTCAGTCATATTCACTACCACGTCTTGCACAGCACGGCAATAAACACAAACGAGCGCACGCTGGCTGAGAGCTTGTCCATCCTATCAAACACGGTGAAATAGGATTTGACTTGGAAATCACCATTCTGCACATGAGAATAGTGACATTTCAGCAATAAACAACCAACTTAATCTTGCTTCAAACAAAATCTTCTAAATCAACAGTGCTCTAGCTgcagtaatgaagaaaaaaaaaatgctttgccATTCTGACACGCCTTATACAGTGTGGATTTCTAAAATCAATTTTGCTCAGTTTCCCACCAGCACCGAGAGCATACAGGGGCAACTGTAAAGTCACAGAAACTGTCACTGCTATTTCCTATagcctttcttttccaaagcatCTGGTTTTCAAGTTGATGGGATGAAACCAAACAGCTACTCAAAGGAAATCCACGAATTGCAATTCTGTTACAGTTTTCAATCAAAACATTGACGTGGTTGTTGCAGATGTAGGGAATGCCTCcatgcagggctgcctgcagaCTACTCTCATCGGTGTCAGAGCAGAGATCTGTTAGTGCATTATTTGGAAGGGCTGAattacaaatattaaaaaaaaaaaagaaaaattgaaaaataaacccttaagaaaaaaacaggagaCTGTTTCAGTGTGGCCAGGAAAGGGAACTGGACAAGTAATGTGCTCTGCCTTATCCCTGTCTTCGTACTTCGAGGCAACTGAATTAATTCAGAAGTTTCTGTTGATTTTTGTGACTAAACCATTAAGAGGACAAATAAATTCTCTGCTACTGAAAAACGACTTATCTGTGGAGCAATTAGTCACGGCAGTTCTAAACAGTAAAATTAAAGGGATGAGAGACTGCACCTCTCTGCTTTCATGCTGGTGATGTTCGTGCCTGTTCTAATATTAAGGACGTTTCcacccagctgctgccagctcccttcagcaccacacagctaaCAGACATGAAGCACAAGAGACCTGCTCGCACTTACCCTGCTCACAGGCCTCCATCCCACTCTGGTCAAGGGCTTAAGAGCACCAAAAGGCAGAAGGTAATAGAGAATAGTCAGAGGCCAAGAACGGAGTTTCAGAGCAGGCCTAGACATACAGCTTAGCTGGCCCAACCTTCGCCTCAGGGCCAGCTGAGGAAATTGCAACCTGAAAGATTACATACACAACATCAGTCAGCCATCTCAGCATCAGAACTGCCAGCTTCTGGTAGCTGGGGGTGATTTATCCTACTCATCTTAATGATCCATTCTGCAAGTCCTTACTCCTTTATTTTGGCAAGTTCTTCCCAAAATAGAGGACCAATAAAATACTCTTCATCTGAGTAACAACATAACATGATAGTTTACAATGCAAACAACAGAGAGCAAAGATCCTTCTGCCAAATATCAAAAGATTACACCCCCAGAAAATGCTGTTCCTGACTGTTCCATCTCTAGCACAGCCAAGGTAGAAAGCCAGAACCCTGTGATTCTGGGACATCAATCCCAGCACTGAATGGAGGAGCAACAA
This sequence is a window from Excalfactoria chinensis isolate bCotChi1 chromosome 16, bCotChi1.hap2, whole genome shotgun sequence. Protein-coding genes within it:
- the PISD gene encoding phosphatidylserine decarboxylase proenzyme, mitochondrial isoform X4 → MSRPALKLRSWPLTILYYLLPFGALKPLTRVGWRPVSRVALYKSVPTRLLSRAWGRLNQVELPTWLRKPVYSLYIWTFGVNMKEAAVEDLHHYRNLSEFFRRKLKPQARPVCCVHSVISPSDGKILNFGQVKNCEVEQVKGVTYSLESFLGPRISTEDLRFSEVPPGNSFQQQLVTKEGNELYHCVIYLAPGDYHCFHSPTDWRVSHRRHFPGSLMSVNPGVARWIKELFCHNERVVLTGDWKHGFFSLTAVGATNVGSIRIYFDQDLHTNSPRYSKGSYNDFSFISNNNKEGIPMRKGEHLGEFNLGSTIVLIFEAPRDFKFHLKAGQKIRFGEALGSL
- the PISD gene encoding phosphatidylserine decarboxylase proenzyme, mitochondrial isoform X1 encodes the protein MVRCCKALSNPPPSCYNLHKVKIHVRRLRSGNGGSSSCAGDPHPQLESPGLAGSAGETSNRRARFRLQFPQLALRRRLGQLSCMSRPALKLRSWPLTILYYLLPFGALKPLTRVGWRPVSRVALYKSVPTRLLSRAWGRLNQVELPTWLRKPVYSLYIWTFGVNMKEAAVEDLHHYRNLSEFFRRKLKPQARPVCCVHSVISPSDGKILNFGQVKNCEVEQVKGVTYSLESFLGPRISTEDLRFSEVPPGNSFQQQLVTKEGNELYHCVIYLAPGDYHCFHSPTDWRVSHRRHFPGSLMSVNPGVARWIKELFCHNERVVLTGDWKHGFFSLTAVGATNVGSIRIYFDQDLHTNSPRYSKGSYNDFSFISNNNKEGIPMRKGEHLGEFNLGSTIVLIFEAPRDFKFHLKAGQKIRFGEALGSL
- the PISD gene encoding phosphatidylserine decarboxylase proenzyme, mitochondrial isoform X2, with product MAAAVVRVGGAAVRRSSFLTGCHFLVREKPCITAPVLWKQPPSRAFFSDRRKLHTAPVGQAFRLRPFHVLVAAGGGYAGYKKYEGYKLEQLEKKGIELPVKLASEWEVALYKSVPTRLLSRAWGRLNQVELPTWLRKPVYSLYIWTFGVNMKEAAVEDLHHYRNLSEFFRRKLKPQARPVCCVHSVISPSDGKILNFGQVKNCEVEQVKGVTYSLESFLGPRISTEDLRFSEVPPGNSFQQQLVTKEGNELYHCVIYLAPGDYHCFHSPTDWRVSHRRHFPGSLMSVNPGVARWIKELFCHNERVVLTGDWKHGFFSLTAVGATNVGSIRIYFDQDLHTNSPRYSKGSYNDFSFISNNNKEGIPMRKGEHLGEFNLGSTIVLIFEAPRDFKFHLKAGQKIRFGEALGSL
- the PISD gene encoding phosphatidylserine decarboxylase proenzyme, mitochondrial isoform X3; protein product: MCQSNALQGPDLHTGKWLQFPQLALRRRLGQLSCMSRPALKLRSWPLTILYYLLPFGALKPLTRVGWRPVSRVALYKSVPTRLLSRAWGRLNQVELPTWLRKPVYSLYIWTFGVNMKEAAVEDLHHYRNLSEFFRRKLKPQARPVCCVHSVISPSDGKILNFGQVKNCEVEQVKGVTYSLESFLGPRISTEDLRFSEVPPGNSFQQQLVTKEGNELYHCVIYLAPGDYHCFHSPTDWRVSHRRHFPGSLMSVNPGVARWIKELFCHNERVVLTGDWKHGFFSLTAVGATNVGSIRIYFDQDLHTNSPRYSKGSYNDFSFISNNNKEGIPMRKGEHLGEFNLGSTIVLIFEAPRDFKFHLKAGQKIRFGEALGSL